Part of the Arachis hypogaea cultivar Tifrunner chromosome 6, arahy.Tifrunner.gnm2.J5K5, whole genome shotgun sequence genome, GCATATGAGGACAACAACAGATGAAGGTCAAAATTTTATTTGAGTTGGATTTGGTCACAAGATACCTCAATAATTGCCGgccttcacaaaaaaaaaaaaaagttagagcAAAGTACATACAAAACATATCAAACATAACCTATATACTAGTAAATTAACCAAGTCTATCACCTTTCTAAttatataagataagatagaaccACATGATAACCTATATACAcaacttcaagaagaggaagtttCATAACATGGCTAGTAGTTATGATTACAAAGATTATATTCAACTTTTCATGATATGGTTAATCTCCACAATCATAGTTAGAGTCATACTCAACAGAAAACAGAACAAGTCACATAAGAAACCGCCAAGTCCACTGTCCCTTCCTATAATTGGACACCTTCATCTTCTTGCTCCAATTCCTCACCAAGCTCTTCACAAACTCTCAATCCGCTATGGACCTATAATGCACATTAAACTTGGTTCTGTCCCTTGTGTAGTAGCTTCCACACCAGAATCTGCAAAAGAATTCCTCAAGACTCATGAATCTTCCTTCTCAAACCGGCCTCGAAATCTCGCTGTTGATTATCTTACATATGGTTCTCAAGACTTCTCCTTTGCCCCATATGGACCTTACTGGAAGTTTATGAAGAAGATTTGCATGTCTGAACTTCTCGGAGGTGACACGCTAAACCAGCTTTTACCATTGAGGAGGCAAGAGACAGAGAGATTCTTGAGGTCATTGCTTAAGAGAGGGATGGCTGGTGAGGCTGTTGATGTTGGAGGAGAACTCTTGAGGCTTTCGAATAACGTTATCTCGAGGATGATCATGAGCAAGACGCATATGGAAGATGATGGTGAGGCTGAGGAGGTGCGGAAGCTGGTGCAGGACACAGCAGAACTTACTGGGAAGTTTAATGCTTCGGATTTCATTTGGTTCCTCAAGAACTGGGACTTGCAGGGTTTCAGAAAAAGGGTTGAGGAGATTCGGAACAGGTTTGATTCCATGATGGAGAGAGTGATCAAGGAACATCAAGAggaaaggatgaagaggaagaaggaaggagaaGATGGTGAAATCAAAGACCTACTTGATATATTATTGGACATACATGAAGATGATAATTCTGAGATACGTTTGACTAGAGAGAACATCAAGGCCTTCATCTTGGTAAATTTCAGattcgtatatatatataaattatatctaGAAgcattaatttttaaacttaccAATTTCATTTTTGTCAATATTGCAGGACATATTTATAGCAGGAACAGACACTTCAGCATTAACTATAGAATGGAGTCTAGCTGAGTTGATAAATCACCCTCAAGTGATGGAGAGAGCAAGGCAAGAGATCAAAACCGTGGTTGGAAATAATAGGATAGTAGAAGAATCAGACATTGTCAACCTTCCTTATCTTCAAGCTATAGTCAAAGAAACACTGAGAATTCACCCAACAGGTCCAATGACAGTTAGAGAATCATCTGAGGATTGCACCATATGGGGCTACGAGATTCCGGCAAAGACACAATTGTTTGTTAATATTTGGGCTATTGGAAGGGACCCAAATTACTGGGAAAACCCACTGGAGTTCAAGCCAGAGAGGTTTCTTGTTGAAGAAGAAAGTGGGAAGAGGCAGTTAGATGTTAGGGGGCAACACTTGCATATGATTCCATTTGGGAGTGGTAGAAGAGGATGCCCTGGAACCTCACTAGCCTTACAAGTAGTGGAGGCCAACCTTGGTGCAATGGTGCAGTGCTTTGAATGGAAGGTTAGTGGCGGTAGCAGTGAGATTGTTGATATGGAAGAGAAACCAGGGTTGACTCTTTCCAGGGCTTGTCCCATGATTTGTGTCCCTCTGCCTAGGCTTAGTCCCTTTCCATCCATGTGAAATAATATGGCGGCTACAAATCTTAATTTCCATGTCAGTGGCCGCTTATCCATAAATACGCCTTCTTATGAATGTGATGGGGCATTAGCTAGGGGAGGTTGGATCCAAAGTCAATAAATAAATGGTTTGAATTCGAGAGATTGGTTGCATACAGAGGAATTGGATCCGAAATTCAcggataataaataaataaataaataaaaacatattgGATATTATTCGTTTTAATGTATCTTATTATATCTGCAGATTTAATTTGGTAGgtttgataataaataaataaataaaaatatatcatttattaaaattttaaattttttttaaattttgatttttttattgctAATGAATTATAGATAAAATAACATAATCTCTCCATACTCACCCAAAAAATCGCGGATTcgagtttttttattttgttaaaaaaattgatttttttatttttattatttaaaaaattaacgttGAATAATTTTTTGAAGTAAAACATGTCAAAAAGAGGGGAA contains:
- the LOC112696084 gene encoding cytochrome P450 93A2, with translation MITYIHNFKKRKFHNMASSYDYKDYIQLFMIWLISTIIVRVILNRKQNKSHKKPPSPLSLPIIGHLHLLAPIPHQALHKLSIRYGPIMHIKLGSVPCVVASTPESAKEFLKTHESSFSNRPRNLAVDYLTYGSQDFSFAPYGPYWKFMKKICMSELLGGDTLNQLLPLRRQETERFLRSLLKRGMAGEAVDVGGELLRLSNNVISRMIMSKTHMEDDGEAEEVRKLVQDTAELTGKFNASDFIWFLKNWDLQGFRKRVEEIRNRFDSMMERVIKEHQEERMKRKKEGEDGEIKDLLDILLDIHEDDNSEIRLTRENIKAFILDIFIAGTDTSALTIEWSLAELINHPQVMERARQEIKTVVGNNRIVEESDIVNLPYLQAIVKETLRIHPTGPMTVRESSEDCTIWGYEIPAKTQLFVNIWAIGRDPNYWENPLEFKPERFLVEEESGKRQLDVRGQHLHMIPFGSGRRGCPGTSLALQVVEANLGAMVQCFEWKVSGGSSEIVDMEEKPGLTLSRACPMICVPLPRLSPFPSM